The proteins below are encoded in one region of Apostichopus japonicus isolate 1M-3 chromosome 22, ASM3797524v1, whole genome shotgun sequence:
- the LOC139964205 gene encoding tRNA wybutosine-synthesizing protein 3 homolog has product MIVHNSLHQLSNVKIRTMFAKWKTQRLGAVDLSKKGSVDAPIATVVDFINSLDDFFTTSSCSGRIVLFSESGSTTGGPVKKGCEWHLVSHDPVELEQLTTALTEKSGNIVLKFEAFILHVQCKNLESAKLVHKAAVASGHRNSGITVGKNGKIIAAVRSTHSLEVPLSEDETMFVNGPYLEFLRRTANAKMKENFSRIERFEKCFKELVSTTKQSTRGPDVMNKHNPTRKLEKKPCKATQTDIQTVRPDSTERSDEYSRPERMLESFDWPEDVT; this is encoded by the exons ATGATCGTACACAATAGCTTACATCAACTATCGAATGTAAAGATCAGGACGATGTTCGCCAAGTGGAAAACACAACGACTGGGTGCAGTAGACCTAAGTAAAAAGGGCAGTGTAGACGCTCCGATTGCCACAGTTGTTGATTTTATAAATTCTCTCGACGATTTCTTTACAACAAGCTCTTGCTCAGGGAGGATAGTTTTGTTTTCGGAG AGCGGCAGTACTACAGGCGGTCCTGTGAAAAAGGGATGCGAATGGCATTTGGTATCACATGATCCTGTCGAGTTAGAGCAATTG ACAACTGCCTTGACTGAAAAAAGTGGCAACATCGTTCTGAAGTTTGAGGCTTTTATTTTACATGTCCAGTGTAAAAATTTGGAGAGTGCTAAACTTGTG CACAAAGCTGCTGTTGCATCTGGTCACAGAAACTCAGGAATTACTGTTGGAAAGAATGGCAAGATAATAGCA GCTGTCAGAAGCACTCACAGCTTAGAAGTTCCGCTCTCAGAAGATGAGACTATGTTTGTGAACGGTCCGTACCTGGAGTTTCTGAGGAGGACGGCTAATGCCAAGATGAAAGAGAACTTTAGCCGTATTGAGAG ATTCGAAAAATGCTTCAAGGAGTTGGTCTCTACTACGAAACAGTCAACCCGTGGTCCTGAtgtcatgaataaacataaccCTACGAGGAAGCTGGAGAAGAAACCATGCAAGGCTACTCAGACAGACATTCAAACAGTTCGGCCAGACAGTACCGAAAGAagtgatgaatattcacgaCCCGAACGGATGTTAGAGAGCTTTGATTGGCCAGAAGACGTGACTTAA